A segment of the Methanofollis fontis genome:
GCACACCCATGCGGTCCCGTCTTCTCCCGGCCTGTATCCTCCAGGATCAGCCGTTCCGGCAGGGGAGCGATGGCGGCAGGTGTGAGACTCAGTCATTCAGGATCCCGTCTCCTCCAGGTGCCGGAGAAAGTCCTCCTTCGTCAGGTTCGCCTGCATCAGGATCGACCGCAGCATCCCCCGCGGCAGCTCATATGAGCGCGGCACCACCACCAGCACCCGCCGCCCCTCCTCGTCCGCATAATATACTGCCACGTGCCCGCCCCTGCTCCGCCTCGGGGCATACGTAAACCCCGCCTTCAGGAGGGCGGCGATCACCCGCTCCGACGAGAGTGCCGGGAACCGCTTCATCCCTCCACCTCAAAGGTGGAGGCGAACTTCCGCCGCGCCAGGAGCGCCCCTTCCAGGTCGTCGGCAAAACCGAGTGCGCGTGCGTTCTCCATATAGAGGTCCACGGCGTCCTTCAGGTTCGACAGGGCGTCGGCTGGTGTCCTCCCGCAGGAGGCGACGCCGAGCTCCGGGCAGGCGGCCACATACCCGCCCCCCTCCTCCCAGAGGGCGGCCATCATGTTCCGGCTCTTCATCCTCCCCTCCCTCGGCATCGCCGCAGATAGAGGTTGCGGGAGGGCCGCAGCCGGGAAGCCATCACTGCCTTTAACACCCCTCCGGTCGACTCTCCTCTATGGATATCGAGGGATTTGTCCGCAGGGCGGTTGCCGCGGGCAGGGGCGACGACGAGATCGTCGGTGCCCTCACCGACGAGATCACCACGATCAAGAGGCGGGTATCTCGGGAATATGCCGGGGAGTTCGCCCGTGCCGTCGTGCAGGAGGTCAGGAACACCACCGGCCTGACCGGCGACCTCTTCGCCTATGAACCCGCCGGGGTCGGCATGGGCGAGTTCGGCGTCGGTTCTCGGGGACGGGGCGACTTCTTCGCCCACCGCCAGTTCCCGCGGATCATCGGGAAGGCGGCCGCCGCTGTCGGTGTCGATGAGATGGACGACGCCGGGGCCGTAGAGGCGGGCGGGCAGTATATCATCACCACCGTCGACGGCATGCACTCCCGCCTCTCCGACTTCCCCTTCCTTGCAGGCTTCCACGTCACGCGGGCCACCCTCCGCGACGTCTATGTGATGGGCGCCAGGCCCGTCGCCCTCCTCTCTGACATCCATCTTGCCGACGACGGCGACGTGGCCAAGATCTTCGATTACACCGCCGGCATCGCCGTCGTCGCCGAGGCGATGGGCGTCCCCCTGGTCACCGGTTCCACCCTGCGTATCGGCGGCGACATGGTCCTCGGCGACCGCATGACCGGGTGCGTCGGCGCTGTCGGGGTCGCCGACCACCTCACCGCCCGGACCCAGACCAGACCCGGCGACGTCCTGCTCATGACCGCCGGCGCGGGCGGGGGCACCATCGCCACCACCGCCCTCTACTTCGGCTACCACGAGGTCGTCGAGGAGACGATCAACCTCCACTTCCTCCGGGCCGCCGAGGCGCTGCTCAAACACCCGGTGCTCACCCATATCCACACCATGACCGACGTCACCAACGGCGGACTCCGGGGTGACGTCTATGAGATGGCCGAGACCGCCGACTGCCGGATCGTCATCGACGAGGAGAACCTCCGCTCCCTGGTGGAGCCGCGGGTGCTCGCCATGCTCGACGATCTGGAGATCGACTACCTCGGTGTCTCCCTGGACGCACTGCTCATCGTCGTCCCGCCCGAGCATGCCGAGGCGGTGATGGCGGTCATCCGCGGCGCCGGTGTGCCCATCGAGCGGATCGGTCATGTGGAAGAGGGACCGGCGGCCTCCGTCCTCATCTCGGGCGGAGAGGAGCACGACTTCCAGCCGCGGTTCCGCGAATCGGCCTACACCCCTGTCAAGAAGGTCGTGGACACCGAGCCGCGGGACTTCGATGAGATGAAGGAACGCGTGCGAAAGGCGGCGGACGCCGCCGCACAGAAAAAACGGCGGGTTCTTGCCCGCCTACAATAAAATCGATTTTATTTCTGTTTTGTTCCGCTTGCGCAGACATTGAAGGCGAGGTACGGGCACCGTCTCTCCACGAACGGTTCTGCCCGCCTGGCCAGGTCGAAAAACGGCTTTGAGAGGTTGACATGGGCAAACGAGCAGCGGTTCACTCGCACATCCACAAATCCGGCCGATGCGAAGAGTTCCTCCATCTCCTTTCCGGTATAGTAGTGCTCCCCGAAGTCGCCGACGCCGATCCGCCGCCAGTGCACCCGCTCTCCTAAGCGGTAGACCAGGGGCAGTGCCGCCGTGAACAGGTTGTGGCCCAGGGTGCAGATCGCCACCCGTCCGCCGGGCCTGAGCACACGGTGGATCTCTCTGAGCATCACATCCGGGTTGGGCACATAGCTGAATGCCAGGATGCTTGAGACCGCATCGA
Coding sequences within it:
- a CDS encoding type II toxin-antitoxin system HicA family toxin, producing MKRFPALSSERVIAALLKAGFTYAPRRSRGGHVAVYYADEEGRRVLVVVPRSYELPRGMLRSILMQANLTKEDFLRHLEETGS
- a CDS encoding type II toxin-antitoxin system HicB family antitoxin, whose product is MKSRNMMAALWEEGGGYVAACPELGVASCGRTPADALSNLKDAVDLYMENARALGFADDLEGALLARRKFASTFEVEG
- a CDS encoding AIR synthase-related protein, whose protein sequence is MDIEGFVRRAVAAGRGDDEIVGALTDEITTIKRRVSREYAGEFARAVVQEVRNTTGLTGDLFAYEPAGVGMGEFGVGSRGRGDFFAHRQFPRIIGKAAAAVGVDEMDDAGAVEAGGQYIITTVDGMHSRLSDFPFLAGFHVTRATLRDVYVMGARPVALLSDIHLADDGDVAKIFDYTAGIAVVAEAMGVPLVTGSTLRIGGDMVLGDRMTGCVGAVGVADHLTARTQTRPGDVLLMTAGAGGGTIATTALYFGYHEVVEETINLHFLRAAEALLKHPVLTHIHTMTDVTNGGLRGDVYEMAETADCRIVIDEENLRSLVEPRVLAMLDDLEIDYLGVSLDALLIVVPPEHAEAVMAVIRGAGVPIERIGHVEEGPAASVLISGGEEHDFQPRFRESAYTPVKKVVDTEPRDFDEMKERVRKAADAAAQKKRRVLARLQ
- a CDS encoding class I SAM-dependent methyltransferase — its product is MREHYDGVAEIYDRRYGGEVGDRYHGHIRDHVMRCLPKGGDLLDLGCGTGLFMAHYMAEGGRAVGLDLSPEMVRAARLANGMEHVVAGTADRLPFQEASFDAVSSILAFSYVPNPDVMLREIHRVLRPGGRVAICTLGHNLFTAALPLVYRLGERVHWRRIGVGDFGEHYYTGKEMEELFASAGFVDVRVNRCSFAHVNLSKPFFDLARRAEPFVERRCPYLAFNVCASGTKQK